The Herbiconiux sp. SALV-R1 nucleotide sequence GCATCTCGGGCGTCTCGACGGGGCCGACGTGGTGTATCTCGCCAAGCGTGAGTCGGTGCATCCGCTGCGGTTGTACTCGGCGGTCGGGCGCCGGCTGCCCGCTCACGCCACGGCGCTCGGCAAGGCGCTGCTGGCGCAGCTCGAGCCCTCGGCCGTCGACGCGCTGCTCGGGCCCGGGCCGCTGCGCGCACTCACGCCCGCCACCATCACCGATCGCGCGCAGCTCGACGACGAGCTCGCCTCGGTGCGCGCGACGGGCCTCGCCCATGACCGCGGCGAGAACAGCGCGGGCATCTCGTGCTTCGCCGTGCCGATCGGACGCGCCGGGTCGCTGAACGCGATCAGCTGCTCGCTTCCGGATGCGCGGCTCACCGACTCGCACCGTGACGAGATCGTGGCGGCGCTCGTCGACGGGGCGCGCGAGGCGGGCTCGCTGCTCGGCCGCTTCGGGGCGTGATGCGGCGGGCGGACGCTCGGCGCTGAGGGCGCGGGCGCGGGCGCGGGCTGCCGACGATCGCGCTCCCGTGGGCATGCCGGTGCGCTCGTGCGCCCATCGCTCCCTTGACACTCTCCTGCGCCTTTCGTATCGTCCCTGTATATGAACGCTATCCTCATATCTGTACGGGCGTCCACCTCGTGAGGCGAGTCGCGACGATCGGAGAGGCGCTCGCCACGCTCGACGTGGGCCGGCTCGACCGACCCGTCGAAATGGGGCTGGCGGGCGCCGAGCTCAACACGGCCGTCGGCCTGGCGCGCCTCGGCGTGCCGGTCTCGTGGGTCTCGAGGGTCGCCGACGACGCGTTCGGGGTGCGGGTCGTCGAAGCACTCGACCGCGAGGGCATCGACGCCCAGCACGTGCTGAGGGCCGCCGGCGAGAAGACGGGTCTCATCGTCACCAGCCGCCTCGACGAGCACACGGTGCGCAGCGAGCACTACCGCGTGGGGTCGGCAGCTTCCCGCATGTCACCCGCCACGGTCGACTCCAGCCAGCGTTCCCGGATGCTCGCCGACGCGTCACTCCTCCATCTCACCGGCATCACCCCCGCCCTCGGCGACGGCCCCCGCGCGCTCGTCGTCGAGCTCGTCGCGCTCGCCCGCACCCAGGGCATCGCCGTGTCGTTCGACGTGAACCACCGCCCGCAGCTCGTCGACGCCGACGGGATGCGCGCCATCGTCGACGAGGTCATCGACGCGGTCGACACCCTGTTCTGCAACGAGGTCGAGGCCGAGCTGCTCACCGGCGAGAGCGACCCCGAGCTCGCCCTGCGGGCGCTCGCCGCTCGCGGGCCGCGCGTCGTCGTGGTGAAGCTCGGGCGACGGGGTGCGATCGCTCTCGTCGAAGGACGGATGCTCACCACCGGCGTCTGGCCCGTCGCCCTCCCCACCTTCCCGGTGGGGGCAGGCGACTCGTTCAACGCCGCCTGGATCGCCCTGCACCTCGAAGGCGTCGACCCCGCCATCGCCCTGCCGCTGTCGGCGTGGGTGGCGGCGCAGGTGGTCGCGCATCCGGGAGACCACGAGGGGTTCCCCGCCCGCACTGCCTTCGACGCGGTGCGCCGCGACCTCGAGAGCGGCGCGACTCCCGCGCCCGCGCTCGGCGGCCCGGCCGACGCCGGCGAGACCGCCGCATCCATCACCGAGACAGAGGAGGTCGCGCGATGAGCGCATTCATCGAGGCGCTGCGGGCAGCGCGAGTGGTCGCCGTGCTGCGGGCCGCCGACGAGGCGGCACTCGCCGCCCAGCTCGACCACGCGGTGGCGGGCGGGGTGCGGGCGCTCGAGATCACCACAACCGGCGCGGGGTGGGAGAAGGTGCTCGCAGCCGCAGCATCCTCAGCCCCTGAGGGCACGCTCGTGGGCGCGGGTACCGTGACGACGACGGCGCAGGTGGAGCAGGCGCTCGAGGCCGGGGCCACGTTCCTGGTCTCGCCCTATCGGGTCGCCCCTGCGGTGCTCGGAGCCGCCGGTGGCGTCCCCTTCGTACAGGGGGGCTTCACCCCCGCCGAGATCGCGGGCGTCGCGGCCCTGCCCGGCGCCGGGACGGGCGTGGCGAAGCTCTTCCCCGCGACGACCGGCGGCATCGCGCACCTGCGCGCGGTGAAAGACGTGCTTCCCGAGGTCGCGATCATGCCCACGGGCGGCATCTCGCCGGCGACGGCCGCCGACTGGCTCGACGCCGGTGCGCTGGCCGTGGGAATCGGGGGCGCACTGTTCAGGGAGCCGGTCGAGAGCATCCGTGAACTGCTCCGCTCCCTGTCGGGTGAGCAGCCGAGCGGCGTCGCCGGTGACTGAGCCCGCTTCGGCGACGCACCCGACCCGCGTCGAGTTCTCCTCGCACGAGCTCACGGCCGTGGTCGAGGCGGAGGGCGCGCGCATCGCATCGCTGCGCCTTCGCGCCACCGATCCGGCAGCCTCCGCCGCCCCCGATCCCGGCGCGGGCCGCGAGCTCCTCCTCGTCACCCCCTGGTCGGGCACCACCGACGGCGCCTGGGCCATGCCCGTCAGCAGCCACGAGTGGCACCGCCGCTACCCCGGCGGCTGGCACGTGCTGCTCCCCCGCTCGGGCGATCCCGTCACGATCGACGGCGTGGAGCAGCCCTTCCACGGCGAGGCGGCCTGGCGGCACTGGCGACTCGAAGCGGTGGAGAACGGATGCGACGCCACCGTCGACCTGCGCACCGTGCCCCTGCGGCTCACCCGCCGCATCCGCCTCGACGGCGACACGCTGAGCGTCACGCAGGAGGTGACCTCGTTCGGGGCGGCGGCTGTGGATTTCGGGTGGGTGGAGCATCCGGCGTTCGACGGCGCGCTCTTCGACGGCGCGACGCTCGCCCTCGGGGAGGAGGCCCCGCGCGCCTTCGTGGAGCCTCACGCCACGGCCTTCGCCGACCTCGACGCCCCCGTCGGGGCCTGCACCGTGGAGGCGCCCGCCATCGCGCGGCGGCTCACCCTCGCCTGGGACGCCGCCGTCTTCCCCCGCCTGCAGCTGTGGCAGGAGCGGCGCGGGTCGACCGGATTCCCGTGGTGGGGGTCGGTCGACGCCATCGGCATCGAGCCGGCGTCGCAGCCCTTCGACTTCGGCGGCGATCGGCTCGGGGCGCTCACCGTCGCTCCCGGCGAGACGCTGTCGTCGACGCTGAGCCTCACCGTTCGGCGGATGCCCGCCGCCTGACGCGACCCCGCGACACACGTAGAGCGAGGGCCGCCGATGGGCTTAGAATCGGTCAACGATGGAGAGAAAAGCGGTTTCCCTGCGCGACGTCGCAGCGGTGGCGGGCGTGTCGGTGTCGACAGCCTCGAAAGTGCTGCGCGGCCAGGGCAAGGCGTCTGAGGCGACGCGCAAGCGCATCCTGGAGGCGGCGGAGCGGCTCGACTTCCAGCCGAACGCGCTCGGGCAGTTCCTCGCGCAGGGGCGGAGCGCCACCATCGGCATCCTCGCCGAGAACGCGCCCGGCGCCTTCACGATGCCCGTGCTGACGGGCGCCACCACCGCGTTCGGCGAGCGCGACCTGTCGGTGCTCGTCTACGACTCGCACCTCGACCGCACCCTGCTCTCCGCCACCGTGCGCAAGCTGAAGGCCCGCAAGGTCGACGGGCTGCTCATGATCGGCGACGGCACCGGCACCGACATGCACTCCGTGTCGGAGGGGTTCTCGGTACCCGTCGTCTACGCCTACGGCGTCTCCGACGACCCGCACGACGCGTCGTTCATGCACGACGGGTTCCTGGCGGGCAAGCTCGCCGCCGAGCACCTCATCGGTCTCGGACGCACCCGCCTCGCCCACATCACGGCGGCACCGAGCGACCTCTCGGCGCTCGCCCGCGCCGAGGGCCTCCGGGCAGGGCTCGCCGACGCGGGCCTGTCGCTCGTCTCGGGCCAGCCCATGCACGGCGACTGGAGCCGCTCGTGGGGCATCGAGGCGGCCCGCCGCCTGCTCGCGAGCGGCGAGCGATTCGACGCCGTGTTCTGCGGAAACGACACCATCGCCTCCGCCGTGCAGGAAGTGCTGCGGGATGCGGGAACCCGCGTGCCCGAAGACGTCGCCATCGTGGGCATGGACAACCTCAGCGGCCTCTCCGGCCAGCACGACGGCCTCCTCACCACCATCGACCCCCACCTCACCGAGCTCGGCGCCGTCGCCGCCCGCTACCTCGCCGACGCCATCGAGGGCGGGGAGTACGAGGGTGGGGTGCACACCATCCCGTGCACGCTCATCCCGGGCGAGTCGACGGGCGTGCGCCCCCGCTCGGCGGGTGCGCCTGCCGCGGCCTGAGCCCGTCCGACGACTCAGCTGCCCGAGGTCACCTGCGCCGGATGCGTGAGGTGCGAACCCGCCTCCTCCGGCCGCTCCATCACCGTGGCGAGCAACTCCGCCGCCGAGACCCCGAACCGCCGCGCGTCGAGATTGACCAGGACATCGTAGGGATAGTGCGTGTCCACTCGCGAGTCGATGAGGGTCGCCGTCGCCCAGGTGGGCACCTCGCCCTGTCGGTCGAGGAGGAGCGCGTGCGACCGATCGGCGATGTCCTGCCAGGAGAAGAACAGGCTGTCGAATGACCCATCGGCCTGAACGGTGTCGAGAGCCTCTCGGAGTCGTTCATTCGTCGCGTAGGAGGGGAGCCTGAGCACCAGGGGCCGCACACCGCGCTCGGAGCACACCGCGTGGTAGGTCGCGACGATCTGCTCGGACCAGGCCAGAGGGTCGCGGGGTTCGGGAGCCAGAAGCGCCGGGCGGTGTCCGCCCTTGGCGTCGAGCAGATCGAATGCCGCCTTGATGGTGGAGGGGTAGTCGATCGAGATCGACGAGATCGCTGGGCTGTCGGCACTCGCCAGGCGGCCGGCCGACACCAGCGGAACACCCGACCGCAGCAGGCTCTCGAGCACGGGGTCGTCGGGAAGGGCGTCGATGACGAGCAGCCCGCCCACCTGCACCGCCGTCGAATTCGCCGGAGCGTGGGAGATGAGGGTCGTGTCGAGACCGCGGTTGGCCAGCTCTTCCATGACACCGAAGGTGAAGGGCATGTAGAACGGCATGTTCCGCACGTCGGATCCGATGTAGAGGCCGACCGCCTCAGCCGAGCCCGTGCGCAGCTGCCGAGCCGACCGGTTGGCGCGATAGCCCGCCGACTCCGCGTAGCGCTTCACCCGCTCGCGGGTCGACGTTGCGACGCGCCCCGTGCCCCGCAAGGCATCGGCGACGGTGGTGTTGCTGAGACCGAGCTCCTTCGCTATCTCAGGGATGGTGGGCGCTGCCACGGCCTCCTCCAATCGCGCTCGTCGAAGCCTATTCGAGAACCAGCGCTTGACGCCATTGCAGCGGTGCCCGCATACTCTCATGCATGCCGCAACGTTACGGCACCCACGAAAGGCACGAACTCATGCGCGTCGCGCTCTTCCAAGCAACAAGTCGCCCCCGCAACGAGGTGAACGCCCACGCCCTCGGCCGCGCTGCGATGGAGGCGCGAGCCCTGGGCGCCTCTGTCCTCGTCACTCCCGAGCTCTTCCTGAGCTCCTACGCGCCGCGCGACGTGGCCGCGACCGACGGATGGGCCGATCGCGCCGAGCTTGCCGCAGCCGCGCGGCGCGAAGGGCTCTGGCTCGTGGGATCGACGGTCGAGCGCATCGACGACGTCGCCCACATCACTGCATCCCTGTTCGACCCGCACGGCCACGAGGTCACCCGCTACCGTAAGCGGAACCTTTTCGGCGCCGACGAGCGCGCGATGTTCCTCCCGGGCGACGAGCGACCGGAGATCGTCGAGATCGACGGCTGGGCGGTCGCCCTCGGTATCTGTTTCGACGTCGAGTTCCCGGAGTTCGTGCGCGACGTGGCGGTGCGAGGGGCCGAGCTCCTGCTGGTTCCCACCGCGGTCCCCTTGCGCGAGCCCACCCCCAGCGGGCCCAACCCGCTCGACACCCGTCAGGTCTCGCTCATGGTCGTTCCCACCCGGGCGTTCGAGAGCCAGCTCTTCATCGCCTACGCGAACCACGGCGAACCCGCGTTCTCGGGTTCGAGTGTGCTCGCCGACCCCTATGGGCGCAGGGTCGTCACCGCGGGACCGCACGAGCAGCTCGTCGTCGGCGACGTCACCCGAGAGGTGCTCGACGGGGCTCGTGCGGCGGTCGACTACCTCGCCATCATCGAGCGCGCCACCCTGCGCGACGCTTCCCGCTCCCCATCCGCCTGACCGGATGCCCGGCCGCCACCGCGTGCCCCCACCGCACCATCCCGACCCGACCCCGGTCTCACCCCACGCCTCAGAAGGGCGCCTGCACCGACGCACCACTCCCTTCCACCCACACAGATCGGAAAAGATCATGGATATGTTCATCGGATACGCGGGGATCGGCTTGTTCCTGGTCGCCGTGACGCTGGTCATGGAGTTGACCCGCAAGCGCGACGCCGACTTCAGCGAGTACGCCACGGCCGGACGGTCGTTCGGGCCGTTCTACGGAACCATGGCCTACCTCAACACGTTCCTCCCCGGCACCGTCTTCATCTCCTTCGCCGGGCTCGCCGCAGCATCCGGGCTCATCGGTTTCTACCTCGTGGCCTACGCGCTCCTCGGCATGTTTCTGATGCACGCCCTGGCTCGGCACGTGCACACCTGGGGTCGAAAGCACGATCTGCGCACCCAATCCGATCTGCTGGGCCTTCGCTACAGGTCGAAGCCCGTGCAAGCCGTCTCGGCCGTCATCGGCATCATCGCCACGATCCCCTGGATCATCCTCGGCATGCAGTCGCTCGCCCTCGTCTTCGACGTGCTCTCCTTCGGGGCGGTCGGGCCGCTTCTCGCCGTGATCATCAGCGTCGTCGTGATCGGCGTGCGCCAGATCTGGACGGTGCGGTTCGGCATGCGGGGCATCATCATCAGCGACATGGTGCAGGGTATCGTCGCCTACTTCGGCGGCACCCTCGTCGCCATCGGCCTCATCGTCTGGCTCCTCACCAACGGCCACGGCTTCGCCGACGTCCCCGCATCCTTCTTCACGCTGCCCGGCCCCGACAGCGAGCTCGGGCCGCTGTACGCGCTGTCGATCACGCTGACCGGCGCACTCGGCACCTGGTGCTGGCCCGACATCTTCATGCGCCTGTTCACCGCGAAGAGCGCACGCACCGTGCAGCGCACGGCCTGGCAGGCCGCTCCGATCCTGCTGGTCTTCGGCACGGCGGTGCTGCTCGTGGCCTTCCTCGCCGGCAGCATCCCGGAGGTCGCAGCGGCACCCGACCGGGTCTGGTTCACTGTCGCACAGGTGGGAGGGGTCGCCCTCCTCACCGTCGCCAGCATCTGCGTCGTCGCTGCGACGATGGGGAACGTGGGCGCGAACCTGCAGGCGGTCGGCACGCAGACCGCCAACGACATCGTGGGCCCGTTGACCAGAACGCGCATCCAGAGTGCACGCGCAGGCAGGATCGCCGTCGCGGCGGTCACCCTCGTGTCGGCGATCGGCGCGCTGTTCACCGTCAACGTCAGCGCAGGCCTCCTCTCGCTCGCCCTCATCTCGTACCAGGGCATCGTGCAGCTCGCTCCGACCCTGCTGCTCGGGGTCTTCTGGCGGCGGGGCACCGCAACCGGGGCCGTGCTCAGCATGATCACGGGATTCGTCACCGCTGCCGTACTCCAGTACTTCTACCCCGTCTCGATCCCGTGGCTCGGCGGCCTCACCTCGGGCGTCGCCGCGCTCGTGGTGAATACCGCCGTCTACGTGGTCTGCGCCTACGCCGCGAAGCCCGACGCGGACCGTGACGCCTGGACCGAGCGGCTCTGGCGCGAGAGCGCCGCCGCCCACGACGAGGACGAACTGGTCACGACAACCGCACGCTGACCATCGGATCGGCCGCTGCCTGGCGAGCCGCGGCCGATCCGGTGGCAGGGAGCAGGAGACACCATGAAGCTCGATCTCGTCGTGGAGAACGCGACGATCCACACCTTCGACGGCGACACACCTCGCGCGTCATCGATCGGCATCCTGAACGGTCGCATCGTCGGTCTCGACGACGACCTCCGAGGCGTCACGAGCCGCGAGGTCATCGATGCAGGGGGACGGGCCGTCTTCCCGGGCTTCATCGATGCGCACTGTCACACCAGCTGGTTCGGGCTGAGCATCCTGGAGCCCTCGGTCGACCGGTGCCGTAGCCTCGACGAGCTCTACGCCGCGCTCGGCGCGGCAATCGTCGAGCGTGGCGGGTCGGTAGACGATTGGCTCGTCGTCAACGGCTTCGATCACAACATCGTCGGAGGCTACCCCGAGCTGTCCGCGGTCGACCTCGCCACCGGCGAGACCCCCGTCTTCCTGCGACACAACTCGGGCCACCTCGCTTTCGTCAACAGCGCCGCCCTCCGAAGGGTGGGGGCTGTCGACCCTCGCCATCCGAACCCCGCCGGGGGCGAAATCAGCCGTGACGGGTACGGTGCGCCGACCGGGAGGGTCGAGGAGACGGCTCAGGAGATCTTCCAGGCGCATTTCCGTCCGAGGCCGCTCGAGCTGCTACAACGGGCAGTCGAGGTGGCGACCCGGAGGTACGCGGCGCAGGGCATCACCAGCTTCACCGACGCCGGCATCGGAGCGGGGTGGATCGGTCAGAGCCCGGTCGAGCTCGCCGCCTACCAGCGGGCTGTGGCAGCCGGATCACTCGCCGCTCGCGCCCAGGTCATGCCCGTGCTCGACGCGCTCCACGGCCTCGACGCCCACCCCGACGACGGCGACGGCCTCGGGCTCGATCTAGGTCTGCACAGCGGCTTCGGCTCCGACCTCCTGTCGCTCGGGCCCGCCAAGGTCTTCCTCGACGGCTCCCTGCTCGGGCAGACGGCCGCCATCAGCGAACCCTATTGTTCGCATCCGGGATCGGGATACTTCCAAGACGATCCGAAAGAGCTCCGGCACGCCATGGAGCGCGCCTACGCCGCGGGCTGGTCGCTCGCGGTGCACGCCATCGGCGACAGGGCGATCGACCTGGCCCTCGACTGCCTTGAAGACCTCCAGCAGCGCGGCCGGCCGCGAACGATGCCGAACCGGATCGAACACGCGTCGATCGTGCGCCCCGACCAGCTGTCGAGAATCGCACGCGCCGGCATCGCGGTCACACCCCAGGCGAGTTTCTTCGAGCACGGCGGCGACGCGATGACCCGCTCCCTCGGGCCGCGACGTGCGGGCTGGGCGTATCGCGTGAAGTCGTTCCTCGAACGGGGCGTCGTCGTCGGTGGCAGCTCAGATCGACCCGTCGCCGACGGGGATCCGCTGCGAGGGATGACCGCCTATATCGGGCGGCTCACCGCGAGCGGGCAGGTCTTCGGCGACCCGGCGGAGCGAGTCTCGCCGCGCGAAGCCCTCGCGCTCTACACGACCGGGAGCGCCGCGGCCTGCGGGATCAGTGCGTCCCGCGGCTCGCTGTCGCCGGGAAAGCTCGCCGACCTCGTGATCCTCGAGGAGGATCCCCTGACCACCGGGTCGTTCGACACCTCCGTCACGGCGACGATCACCGGAGGCGTGCTCACCCACCAAGCGTGAGCCCTTCCGTCCCGGGGTCGTCGGCGGGATCCTGCGGCTGCTCGTGAGTCGCCCGCGTCATTGACATGGCGGAGAAGACGATGCATGATTCATCTGCGGGAACGCTCCCGCAGCACCCGGAGATGGTCTGAAAGGCTCAATGATGCGCATTACCACCAAGCTGTCCGCTGTCACCGTCGGAGCATCCCTGATGCTCACGATGTCCGCATGCTCGCCGCCCGAGGGGCAGGGTGCGGCTACGACGGCACCCCAGGCCTCCGGGTCGCTCAACATCGCCTGCTCGCAGCAGGAGGACTTCTGCCAGGCGATCACCGCCGCGTTCTCGGCTGACACCGGCATCGACGCCACCTACGTGCGCCTCGGCTCCGGCGAGGTGCTCGCGCGCCTCGAGACGACCCCGGGCGAGTTCGACGTCTGGTCGGGCGGCCAGGCGGAGAACCACCTCATCGCCGACGACCGCGGCTTCATCGAGCCCTACGTCTCGCCGAACGCGTCGGCGCTCGCCGCCGAGTACAACGACGCCGACGGGGTGTGGTCGGGGTTCTACACCGACTCGGTCGGGTTCTGCTCGAACCAGGCCGAGCTCGACAAGCTCGGCATCGACGCGCCGACGTCGTGGGACGACCTCCTCGACCCCGCATTGAAGGGCACCGTCTCGATGCCCCACCCCGCGACTGCCGGAGTCGGGTACATGGCGATGTTCGCCGTCGACACACTGAACGGCGGGGCCGAAGACGAGACGATCGACTACTTCACGCAGCTCAACCAGAACGTGCTGCAGTACTCCAAGTCGGCGGCCAGCGGCACCGAGCTCGCCGGGCGAGGCGAGGTCGCCGTGGCCATCTCGCTCGATTCCGACTGCGTGAAGGCCAAGGAGGCGGGCTACTCCGACCTGGTCACGAGCTACCCCGAGGAGGGCACCGGCTACGAGGTCGGCGCCGTCTCCGTCCTCAAAGACGCCCGTAACGCCGAAGGCGCGAAGGCCTACATGGACTGGATCCTCTCGACCGACGCTCAGAACCTCTACGCCGACGTCCCCTCGTACGCGGCACCCACTCTCGCCGATGCGAAGCAGGGCTCGTCGGTGCCCGATCAGGATGCGGTGAACAAGGTCGAATGGAACCTCCAGAAGGCGGCCGACAGTCGCGAAGCGCTTCTGGCGCGCTTCGAGAGCGACGTGGCGTCGCAGTCCTCCGCCACCGAGTAACCGGTCACCCCCGCCGACCGGGGTTCGGTGGCCGTCGAGTGGCCACCGAACCCCTCCATCCATTCTCGAACAGGACGAGGACATGAACCTACCTCTCGCGCTTCCGCCGACACAGAGATCCCGCAGAAGCCGCCCCACCCGTGCAACGGCCCATCGCGGAACGAGCGTCTGGCTCGTGCTCGCGGTCGTGCTCGTCGCCTTGACCCTTCTGCTCGGCCTCCCCGTGAGCAAGCTCCTGGCCGCCGGTACGTCCCCGGCTGGCCTCGAGGCCATCGGGGCATCCTTCACCACCGACGTCACCACCCTCACCAACTCCCTGGTGCTCGGCGTTCTGGTCGGCATCGTCGGAACGATGATCGGCCTCGTCTCCGCCTTCGCGCAGGTGTTCCTCGTCTTCCCCGGCAAGAGGCTGCTGCACTGGCTCACCCTGCTGCCGCTCATCTCGCCGCCGTTCGCGGCCGCCACGGCCGTCATCACCCTGTTCGGTCGGCGCGGGATCGTGTCTTACCACCTGTTCGGACTAGAACTCGACATCTACGGCCTCGGCGGACTGGTGCTCGTCGTCTCGATGACCTTCACACCTCTGGCCTACATGAACATCCGCGGGATGCTGGAGAACCTCGACCCCTCCCTCTTCGAGGCGTCGGCTGCTCTCGGCTCCAGCGAGGTGCGGACGATCTTCCGGGTCATGCTGCCGATGATCGTGCCGTCGCTTCTGACCTCTTTCCTCATCCTCTTTGTCGAGGGGATCGCCGATCTCGCGAACCCTCTGGTTCTCGGCGGGTCGTTCCGCGTGCTCGCGAGCCAGATCTACTTCGCGATCGCCGGGAGCGGCGACATCGCCGCAGCCGCGGGGATCGCCCTCGTGCTGCTGGTACCCGCCCTCCTGGTGTTCGTCATCCAGAAGTACTGGGCCGGCAAGAAGTCGGTCGTCACGGTGACGGGAAAGCCGACAGGTCGCATCCGCCCGATGGAGAGCCTCGCGGTGCGGATTCCCGTGCTCACGGTCGTGACAGCCTGGATGGCACTCGTCATCCTGGTCTTCGGAACCATTCTCGTGGGCGGCTTCGTCAGCATCCTCGGCGTCAACAACTCCTTCACCTTCGAGCACTACGAGTTCGTCTGGAGACTCGGTTCCGATGCCATGCGCACGACGCTGACCATGACCCTCGTCGCGGCGCCGATCGCCGCCGCCCTCGCCGTCTGCATCGCGTGGCTGGTGGTACGGCACTTCCAGCGTTTCGGCCGGGTGCTCGACTTCGTGGGCATGCTCGGGTCGGCGATCCCGGGCACCGTTCTGGGCCTCGGCTTCGCCCTGGCCTACTCGCAGCCGACCTGGCTGTTCGGACAGCAGATCCTCCCGGCCCTCGCCGGTGGCCTGGCTGCGGGCGCCGGCTCCGTCGCGATCGTGATGGTCTTCATCGCCCGCGGCATCCCGACCGGGCAGCAGGCCTCGATCTCGTCGCTGAAGCAGATCAACCCGCAGGTCGACGAGGCCGCCATCTCACTGGGCGCCAATCAGTTCACGACGTTCGTCAGAATCTCCATCCCGTTGATCAGCCCCGCCATCATCACGGCGGTGACCTATGCGATCACGAAATCGATGACGACGATCACGGCGATCATCTTCATCACGACGCCGCAGACCAAGGTCATGACGGCTCAGATCCTCGATGAGGTCGATGCCGGGAGGTTCGGCAACGCCTTCGCCTACTGCACGGTGCTCATCGTGATGGTGCTCATCATCCTCAGCATCACCTCGCTCCTTCTCCGCCGCCTCAACCGATCCAAAAGGACAACCGCCTCATGACCACCACCACCTCGACCGAGAAGACGGACCGGCGACCGGCGACCGGCAAGAAGTCGCAGGGCGCACTGGAGCTCATCGGTGTCGCCAAGTCGTACACCACGGGCAGAGCGGATGCGCGCGCCGTCGACGACTTCACCCTCAGCCTCGAACCCGGTCAGTTCGTCACCCTCCTCGGGCCCTCAGGCTGCGGCAAGACGACGACCCTCCGCATGATCGCCGGTTTCGAGACCCCGACCAGCGGCGACATCAGGGTGGACGGGAAGTCGATCGTCAAGACGGCGCCGAACAAGCGCCCGATGTCGATGGTGTTCCAGTCCTACGCCCTGTTCCCTCATCTCTCCGTCGAAGACAACATCGCTTTCGGCCTGAAGATCAAACGTGAGCCCCGGCAGAGTCGCGGCGAGCGCATCGCGACGGTGATGGACCTGATGGGCATCCAGCAATACGCGAAGCGGTTCCCGCACGAGCTCTCCGGAGGTCAGCAGCAGCGAGTCGCCCTGGCGCGAGCGG carries:
- a CDS encoding iron ABC transporter permease, whose translation is MLAVVLVALTLLLGLPVSKLLAAGTSPAGLEAIGASFTTDVTTLTNSLVLGVLVGIVGTMIGLVSAFAQVFLVFPGKRLLHWLTLLPLISPPFAAATAVITLFGRRGIVSYHLFGLELDIYGLGGLVLVVSMTFTPLAYMNIRGMLENLDPSLFEASAALGSSEVRTIFRVMLPMIVPSLLTSFLILFVEGIADLANPLVLGGSFRVLASQIYFAIAGSGDIAAAAGIALVLLVPALLVFVIQKYWAGKKSVVTVTGKPTGRIRPMESLAVRIPVLTVVTAWMALVILVFGTILVGGFVSILGVNNSFTFEHYEFVWRLGSDAMRTTLTMTLVAAPIAAALAVCIAWLVVRHFQRFGRVLDFVGMLGSAIPGTVLGLGFALAYSQPTWLFGQQILPALAGGLAAGAGSVAIVMVFIARGIPTGQQASISSLKQINPQVDEAAISLGANQFTTFVRISIPLISPAIITAVTYAITKSMTTITAIIFITTPQTKVMTAQILDEVDAGRFGNAFAYCTVLIVMVLIILSITSLLLRRLNRSKRTTAS
- a CDS encoding ABC transporter substrate-binding protein, producing the protein MLTMSACSPPEGQGAATTAPQASGSLNIACSQQEDFCQAITAAFSADTGIDATYVRLGSGEVLARLETTPGEFDVWSGGQAENHLIADDRGFIEPYVSPNASALAAEYNDADGVWSGFYTDSVGFCSNQAELDKLGIDAPTSWDDLLDPALKGTVSMPHPATAGVGYMAMFAVDTLNGGAEDETIDYFTQLNQNVLQYSKSAASGTELAGRGEVAVAISLDSDCVKAKEAGYSDLVTSYPEEGTGYEVGAVSVLKDARNAEGAKAYMDWILSTDAQNLYADVPSYAAPTLADAKQGSSVPDQDAVNKVEWNLQKAADSREALLARFESDVASQSSATE
- a CDS encoding amidohydrolase, with translation MKLDLVVENATIHTFDGDTPRASSIGILNGRIVGLDDDLRGVTSREVIDAGGRAVFPGFIDAHCHTSWFGLSILEPSVDRCRSLDELYAALGAAIVERGGSVDDWLVVNGFDHNIVGGYPELSAVDLATGETPVFLRHNSGHLAFVNSAALRRVGAVDPRHPNPAGGEISRDGYGAPTGRVEETAQEIFQAHFRPRPLELLQRAVEVATRRYAAQGITSFTDAGIGAGWIGQSPVELAAYQRAVAAGSLAARAQVMPVLDALHGLDAHPDDGDGLGLDLGLHSGFGSDLLSLGPAKVFLDGSLLGQTAAISEPYCSHPGSGYFQDDPKELRHAMERAYAAGWSLAVHAIGDRAIDLALDCLEDLQQRGRPRTMPNRIEHASIVRPDQLSRIARAGIAVTPQASFFEHGGDAMTRSLGPRRAGWAYRVKSFLERGVVVGGSSDRPVADGDPLRGMTAYIGRLTASGQVFGDPAERVSPREALALYTTGSAAACGISASRGSLSPGKLADLVILEEDPLTTGSFDTSVTATITGGVLTHQA